CTAATGCGCTGAAACTTTAAAGAAAACAGGGTCTTCATTTCGCTTTTGCATTGAGCGTTCGCATCGCTCAAGCAGTTTGATATTGCGCTCTTGAATTTCGGAAAATCCTCGTAATATTTTGAATAAAGTGCTTTTTTCTTTACGTATCTCCATAATCTTTCGATCAGATTAAGATTTGGTGAGTAGGGAGGTAGATAAAGCAGATCGATTTTCAGCTCTTGTGCAAGCTCAGCCACAATGCGACATTTTTGGTATTTTGCATTATCTAAAATCAGTGTGATGGCTTCGCCAATGTGACATGCAGCAATCTTACGTAGGAGCGCGCAAACACTGATCGCGTCAATATATGTATCATTGGTGACCGTGACGATATCATGGGTCACAGCATTCAGGGCACCCAAGACATTAAATCGCTTACGGCCAGCAGGCGCTTTGATAAATAGGCGCGTAAATGACCACAGGAAACCCAAAAATGGAGCAAGTACAAAATGGGCGGCATCAACGAAATAGACGTGACGATTCCCGGCTATCGCCTCATTCAGAATTGGTTGTAACTTGTTGTTTATAAATGCTTCCTGTTCGTCGGGATCACCTTTTGCTGGAACCATCCCGACTTTTCTCCGATACATGCCGATAGAAAGCAAGAAGGTG
The DNA window shown above is from Candidatus Thiodictyon syntrophicum and carries:
- a CDS encoding IS630 family transposase, translating into MYNCEFPNRDKDIIEKARLYDSSPVIRKRMSILWYKSLGYSNHEIARLSSASGNTIITTIRSYIDGGLDKVMKRRPYRPQSELQDHRYLLKKHFSEHPPGSLKETASEIEKLTGIKRSLGSVRTFLLSIGMYRRKVGMVPAKGDPDEQEAFINNKLQPILNEAIAGNRHVYFVDAAHFVLAPFLGFLWSFTRLFIKAPAGRKRFNVLGALNAVTHDIVTVTNDTYIDAISVCALLRKIAACHIGEAITLILDNAKYQKCRIVAELAQELKIDLLYLPPYSPNLNLIERLWRYVKKKALYSKYYEDFPKFKSAISNCLSDANAQCKSEMKTLFSLKFQRIRKSQIISI